One Arvicanthis niloticus isolate mArvNil1 chromosome 13, mArvNil1.pat.X, whole genome shotgun sequence genomic window carries:
- the LOC117719271 gene encoding apolipoprotein L3-like: protein MASAVDSEEMQKVAARIVQESTDFLTEVLSKKDLRSLITEDGAWKGFVEAAELSRDEEAALRDALNEHLAKEPTDKDDRPQREQQKKRFLKEFPKLKKKLGDHIRKLRVLAGHLDKVHKDSTISNVVSSSVSIASGVLGLGLSLASFPVGTSLVLAATSLGLGVTASAASLTTTIVEESIRLSGESEASKLVGASMSILEEILKILPKITVKLSTTGLELVDAFKTLKDTIRAIRAARAISRSGAAARNLTSTAQRLLPMTRRSRIGTEWATSLFLVWDVYHLVNESVDLYNGAKTESAGALRDLALKLEEKLQVFQEFYNKLK from the exons ATGGCTTCTGCTGTGGACTCAGAAGAGATGCAGAAAG TTGCAGCTCGTATTGTTCAAGAATCTACTGATTTTCTCACGGAAGTACTCAGCAAAAAAGATCTGAGGAGCCTGATAACTGAAGATGGAGCCTGGAAGGGATTTGTGGAAGCAGCAGAGTTGTCAAG GGACGAGGAGGCTGCACTGCGTGATGCTCTGAATGAACATTTAGCAAAGGAGCCCACAGATAAAGATGACAGACCTCAAAGGGAGCAGCAgaagaagagatttttaaaagagtttcCTAAGTTGAAAAAGAAACTAGGGGACCACATCAGGAAGCTCCGAGTCCTGGCTGGCCATCTTGACAAGGTACACAAGGACTCTACCATCTCCAACGTGGTGTCCAGCTCAGTTAGTATTGCCTCTGGAGTCCTGGGCCTTGGTTTGTCTCTGGCATCCTTTCCAGTAGGGACCAGTCTGGTACTTGCAGCAACCTCCTTGGGTCTGGGAGTGACAGCATCTGCGGCTAGTCTTACGACTACCATTGTGGAAGAATCAATCAGACTGTCAGGTGAATCTGAAGCCAGTAAACTGGTGGGAGCCAGCATGAGCATACTTGAGGAGATTCTGAAGATCCTGCCTAAGATCACAGTCAAGCTTTCTACTACAGGTTTGGAATTGGTCGATGCCTTCAAAACCCTCAAGGATACGATCCGAGCCATCAGGGCAGCCAGAGCCATCTCTCGCTCTGGAGCAGCGGCCAGGAACCTGACATCCACTGCCCAACGTCTTCTCCCCATGACCAGAAGATCCAGGATTGGAACAGAATGGGCTACAAGTTTGTTCCTTGTATGGGATGTGTATCACCTTGTGAACGAATCAGTGGATCTGTATAATGGGGCCAAAACAGAGTCAGCTGGAGCACTGCGGGACCTGGCTCTCAAGCTGGAGGAGAAGCTGCAGGTATTTCAGGAGTTCTATAATAAACTAAAGTGA